A single region of the Winslowiella toletana genome encodes:
- the pxpA gene encoding 5-oxoprolinase subunit PxpA produces the protein MKIDLNADLGEGSGSDQQLLQLVTSANIACGFHAGDAQTMLQSVRWALESGVAIGAHPSFPDRENFGRTAMQLPPETVYAQVVYQIGALKAIVESEGGKLVHVKPHGMLYNQAAVDSQLADAIARAVQAVDPSLILVGLANSELIGAAERLGLVARQEVFADRGYQADGTLVPRSQPGAIIESEQQAIEQTLNMVQHGKVLSISGEEVAVRADSVCLHGDGAHALVFARRLRAAFAEQHISVTSQQ, from the coding sequence ATGAAAATTGATCTTAACGCCGATCTGGGCGAGGGCAGCGGCAGCGACCAACAGCTGTTGCAGCTGGTCACCTCCGCTAATATCGCCTGCGGTTTTCATGCCGGCGATGCGCAAACCATGTTGCAGTCAGTTCGTTGGGCGCTGGAGTCTGGAGTAGCGATTGGCGCACACCCAAGCTTTCCCGATCGGGAAAACTTTGGTCGCACCGCGATGCAGCTGCCGCCAGAGACGGTATACGCCCAGGTGGTGTACCAGATTGGGGCACTGAAAGCGATAGTTGAGAGTGAAGGCGGCAAGCTGGTTCACGTCAAGCCGCACGGTATGCTGTATAACCAGGCGGCAGTCGATAGCCAACTGGCGGACGCCATTGCCCGCGCGGTTCAAGCGGTCGATCCTTCACTGATTCTGGTCGGGCTGGCAAACAGCGAACTGATCGGTGCCGCTGAGCGACTGGGGCTGGTGGCGCGTCAGGAAGTGTTCGCCGACCGTGGCTACCAGGCCGACGGCACGCTGGTGCCGCGCAGCCAGCCCGGCGCGATAATTGAAAGCGAGCAGCAGGCCATTGAGCAGACGCTGAACATGGTACAGCACGGAAAAGTGTTGAGCATCAGCGGTGAGGAGGTGGCGGTGCGGGCAGACAGCGTTTGCCTGCATGGTGACGGTGCCCATGCGCTGGTCTTCGCTCGTCGGCTGCGCGCAGCCTTTGCTGAACAGCACATCAGCGTAACCAGCCAACAATAA
- a CDS encoding DUF969 domain-containing protein, with protein sequence METAVNLWPLIGIAAIIIGFLLRFNPVLVVIASGLITGIAANMPIDTILEKLGSGFLNTRNLALILLLPLAVIGLVERHGLKERAQGWIAHIKSATAGRLLIVYLFVREATAALGLTSLGGHPQMVRPLLAPMAEGAAQSRYGELPPQVRYRLRAMSAATDNVGLFFGEDIFVAFGAIIFMHNFMLESGGIQTEPLHIALWGIPTAICAFIIHAVRLHRLDKTLAAELASLNAQAQQAKGDR encoded by the coding sequence ATGGAAACTGCTGTTAATCTCTGGCCGTTGATTGGTATCGCGGCGATCATTATCGGCTTCTTATTACGCTTTAACCCGGTACTGGTGGTGATTGCTTCCGGTCTTATTACCGGTATTGCCGCCAATATGCCAATTGATACCATTCTGGAAAAGTTGGGATCCGGCTTTCTTAACACCCGTAATCTGGCGTTAATCCTGCTGCTGCCGCTGGCGGTAATTGGTCTGGTCGAGCGTCATGGCCTGAAAGAGCGGGCGCAAGGTTGGATTGCCCATATCAAAAGCGCTACCGCCGGTCGCCTGCTGATTGTCTACCTGTTTGTACGTGAAGCCACTGCGGCGCTGGGCTTAACCAGCCTTGGCGGCCATCCACAAATGGTGCGTCCGCTGCTGGCACCGATGGCCGAAGGCGCAGCTCAAAGCCGCTATGGCGAGTTACCGCCGCAGGTGCGCTACCGTTTGCGTGCCATGTCGGCGGCGACCGATAACGTCGGCCTGTTCTTTGGCGAGGATATCTTTGTAGCTTTTGGTGCCATCATCTTTATGCATAACTTTATGCTGGAGTCCGGCGGGATTCAAACCGAGCCGCTGCATATTGCACTGTGGGGCATTCCGACCGCCATCTGCGCGTTTATCATTCATGCCGTCCGCTTACACCGGCTGGATAAAACCCTCGCCGCTGAACTGGCGTCGCTGAATGCACAAGCGCAGCAAGCGAAAGGAGATCGCTAA
- a CDS encoding DUF979 domain-containing protein has protein sequence MFQQQYLFWLAGVILLIVAIMSWRDKANPRRLTTGLFWGLYGLVFLIGDWAYSLMNQFAGSAAEGQRWLNITVGVLVVIMALVAGLGGVKLGRYHQRTDEQRKESASRLGNKLFLPALSIPIVTVVGVLSFNYIPGLKEAFFGEGNHSTLITLFSMAVGCIVGWLVAMKLTREAPAQSLQEARRLLDSIGWAFILPQILATLGLLFTTAGVGVAISHLTESYLAVDNRFVAVATYVIGMALLTMVMGNAFAAFPIVTAGIGIPILILQHGGNPAVMAAIGMFSGYCGTLMTPMAANFNIVPVALLELPDRNAVIKAQVPTGVLLLIVNVFLLYFLMFL, from the coding sequence ATGTTCCAGCAACAATATCTTTTCTGGCTGGCAGGGGTGATCCTGCTGATCGTGGCGATCATGTCCTGGCGCGACAAGGCGAATCCACGTCGCCTGACAACCGGACTGTTCTGGGGGCTGTATGGCCTGGTATTTTTGATCGGTGACTGGGCCTATTCGCTGATGAATCAGTTTGCCGGTTCCGCTGCGGAAGGCCAGCGCTGGCTGAATATCACCGTTGGCGTGCTGGTGGTGATTATGGCGCTGGTTGCTGGTCTGGGCGGCGTTAAACTTGGGCGCTATCACCAACGAACGGATGAACAGCGTAAAGAGAGCGCCAGCCGCCTCGGCAATAAACTGTTTCTGCCGGCACTCTCTATTCCGATAGTCACTGTGGTGGGCGTGCTGTCGTTTAACTACATTCCCGGTTTAAAAGAGGCGTTTTTTGGGGAAGGTAATCACTCAACGCTGATTACACTGTTCTCGATGGCCGTTGGCTGTATTGTCGGCTGGCTGGTGGCGATGAAACTGACGCGCGAAGCGCCGGCTCAGTCACTACAGGAAGCGCGCCGCCTGCTCGACTCCATTGGCTGGGCATTTATTCTGCCGCAAATCCTCGCCACTCTTGGCCTGCTGTTTACTACCGCTGGCGTTGGCGTGGCGATTTCTCACCTGACTGAAAGCTATCTGGCGGTCGATAACCGCTTTGTGGCGGTGGCGACCTACGTTATCGGCATGGCGTTACTGACGATGGTGATGGGTAACGCTTTTGCCGCCTTCCCGATTGTGACCGCCGGGATAGGTATTCCGATTCTGATTTTGCAACACGGCGGCAATCCGGCGGTGATGGCGGCTATCGGTATGTTCTCCGGTTATTGCGGCACGCTGATGACGCCGATGGCGGCTAACTTTAATATTGTCCCGGTGGCGCTGCTGGAACTGCCCGATCGCAACGCGGTGATCAAAGCTCAGGTGCCAACCGGCGTGCTATTGTTAATAGTTAACGTATTCCTGCTCTATTTCCTGATGTTCCTGTGA
- the pcp gene encoding pyroglutamyl-peptidase I: MKTVLITAFEPFGGEQINPSWEAVRQLNEQLLGGAKIVARQLPCVFGEALKALYKEMDELQPALVIAVGQAGGRSDISIERVAINVDDARIPDNQQNQPIDEPIVAGGPAAYFSTLPIKALVEGIREAGIPASVSQTAGTYVCNHVMYGLLHRLAEQGDGVRGGFIHIPYLPEQAAKLPGMPSMAAATVILALEMAISVALRTEQDIRLVGGATH; encoded by the coding sequence ATGAAAACGGTACTGATTACCGCATTTGAGCCATTTGGTGGCGAACAGATCAACCCGTCCTGGGAAGCGGTGCGTCAGCTTAATGAGCAATTGCTCGGCGGGGCAAAAATTGTCGCCCGCCAGCTACCTTGTGTGTTTGGCGAAGCGCTGAAAGCGCTGTACAAGGAGATGGATGAGCTGCAACCGGCTCTGGTGATTGCCGTGGGCCAGGCGGGCGGGCGCAGTGATATCAGCATCGAACGTGTGGCAATCAATGTCGATGATGCGCGAATCCCGGATAATCAGCAAAACCAGCCGATTGATGAGCCGATTGTGGCCGGGGGGCCAGCGGCCTACTTCTCAACGCTACCGATTAAAGCGCTGGTGGAGGGGATACGCGAAGCGGGTATTCCGGCTTCGGTGTCACAAACTGCCGGAACCTATGTCTGTAACCATGTGATGTATGGCCTGTTGCACCGGCTGGCAGAGCAGGGCGACGGTGTGCGCGGTGGCTTTATTCATATTCCATATCTGCCGGAACAGGCGGCAAAACTGCCCGGAATGCCGAGTATGGCAGCGGCGACGGTGATTCTGGCGCTGGAAATGGCGATCTCTGTCGCATTAAGAACCGAACAGGATATCCGCCTGGTGGGCGGAGCTACGCATTAA
- the nei gene encoding endonuclease VIII, which translates to MPEGPEIRRAADKLERAILGKKLTEVWFAYPQLKTYEPALLGEKVTAIETRGKALLTHFSNGLTLYSHNQLYGVWRVVKSGAEPETNRVLRVRLASKDQAILLYSASDIELLNSETLATHPFLQRVGPDVLDMSLTTQQVEQRLLSTRFRRRQFSGLLLDQAFLAGLGNYLRAEILWQAQLLPQHKAQDLAPEQLAAFADALLAIPRHSYQMRGTMDENVHHGAAFRFKVFHRTGKPCERCGTTIEKSTLSSRPFYWCPGCQH; encoded by the coding sequence ATGCCAGAAGGTCCGGAAATTCGACGGGCGGCTGATAAACTGGAGCGCGCCATTCTGGGGAAAAAGCTGACCGAGGTCTGGTTTGCTTACCCGCAACTGAAAACCTACGAGCCTGCACTACTGGGAGAGAAGGTGACGGCGATTGAAACGCGCGGTAAAGCGCTGCTGACCCACTTCTCTAATGGCCTGACGCTGTACAGCCATAATCAACTGTATGGCGTCTGGCGGGTGGTGAAGAGTGGCGCTGAGCCAGAGACCAATCGCGTGTTACGCGTGCGGCTGGCCAGTAAGGATCAGGCTATTTTGTTGTACAGCGCCTCGGATATTGAGCTGCTGAATAGCGAAACGCTGGCGACGCATCCGTTTTTACAACGCGTTGGGCCGGACGTGCTGGATATGAGCCTCACCACCCAGCAGGTCGAGCAGCGACTGCTGTCGACACGTTTTCGTCGACGGCAGTTCAGTGGTCTGTTACTGGATCAGGCATTTCTGGCCGGACTGGGCAATTACCTGCGCGCTGAGATTCTCTGGCAGGCGCAGTTGTTGCCGCAACATAAAGCGCAGGATTTAGCGCCGGAACAGCTGGCGGCTTTTGCTGATGCACTGCTGGCCATCCCTCGTCACTCTTATCAGATGCGCGGCACCATGGATGAAAATGTTCATCACGGTGCGGCCTTCCGCTTTAAGGTATTTCACCGCACCGGTAAACCCTGTGAGCGTTGCGGCACCACCATTGAAAAGAGCACGCTGTCATCGCGGCCATTTTATTGGTGTCCGGGATGCCAGCATTAA
- a CDS encoding RHS repeat-associated core domain-containing protein, translated as MANNGLRFNGERRDAVSQNYHLGNGYRAYNPATMRFNCPASWSPFGAGGINPYAYCAGDPVNRADPSGHFSWQAGLGMGLGILGIIAAIFTGGASIAAAGSLSVALAGAETMTLAIGTSAFVADVTGVGSSAIEQSRPQASAVLGWLSFAGGMLSCGVALGAGGYRMLNEASSELRQRLGNIREVGLSGRGAAGGSALIRSSSLTDFNTLYRYDQRSPREIMSSGFQGTRTHFTRHVYAAFQQETVFSSRTLAGVNEFHSIIQDELYSQGFREFTHNPNRYFLLYKINPQGRNFVDFSSEYLVKGKRFIKEIARNSDMHIYGHLNFSDLTYKSLRYKIPDSFVWVREVQIQGPITPDKITPVFPRRLDYLDLAWW; from the coding sequence ATGGCTAACAACGGTCTGAGATTTAACGGAGAACGGCGCGATGCCGTCAGTCAGAATTATCATTTGGGCAATGGCTACCGCGCGTATAATCCAGCAACGATGCGTTTTAACTGCCCGGCCAGCTGGAGCCCGTTTGGCGCGGGCGGCATTAATCCGTATGCATATTGTGCCGGCGACCCGGTTAACCGGGCCGATCCATCAGGTCATTTCAGCTGGCAGGCCGGGCTGGGAATGGGGCTGGGAATTCTTGGTATTATCGCGGCAATTTTTACCGGCGGCGCTTCGATTGCTGCGGCAGGGAGCCTTAGCGTAGCACTGGCTGGCGCTGAAACGATGACATTAGCCATCGGCACCTCAGCCTTTGTAGCCGATGTGACCGGAGTCGGCAGTTCCGCCATTGAGCAGAGTCGCCCGCAAGCATCAGCAGTTCTGGGCTGGCTCTCTTTTGCCGGCGGAATGCTCAGTTGTGGCGTTGCGCTGGGCGCGGGTGGATACCGTATGCTCAATGAGGCCAGCAGCGAATTAAGGCAGCGGCTGGGAAATATCCGGGAAGTCGGGCTGAGCGGACGTGGGGCAGCTGGCGGTTCCGCCCTGATCCGCTCCAGCTCCCTGACCGATTTTAATACGCTATACCGCTATGATCAGCGCTCACCCAGGGAAATCATGAGTTCGGGTTTTCAGGGAACCAGAACCCATTTTACGCGACATGTTTATGCTGCTTTCCAGCAAGAAACGGTATTTTCCAGTCGGACGCTAGCCGGTGTGAATGAATTTCACAGTATTATCCAGGATGAATTATATTCTCAGGGATTCAGAGAGTTCACCCATAATCCCAACCGATATTTTTTACTGTATAAGATTAACCCGCAAGGCAGGAACTTCGTTGATTTCTCCAGCGAGTACCTGGTAAAAGGGAAAAGATTTATTAAAGAAATCGCCAGAAATAGTGATATGCATATTTACGGCCATTTGAATTTTTCGGATCTCACCTACAAAAGTCTGCGTTACAAAATACCCGACTCATTTGTTTGGGTGCGTGAGGTTCAGATTCAGGGGCCAATCACCCCCGATAAAATCACGCCAGTTTTCCCACGTCGGCTTGATTATCTGGATCTGGCCTGGTGGTAA
- a CDS encoding citrate synthase: MADKKATLTLEGEAPIELDVLKGTLGEDEIDIRSLGSKGLFTFDPGFTSTASCESKITYIDGEEGILLHRGFPIDQLALHSNYLEVCYILLNGEAPTQAEFDEFRTTVTRHTMIHEQINRLFMGFRRDSHPMAVMCGVTGALAAFYHDSLDVNIERHREIAAFRLLSKMPTVAAMCYKYSIGQPFVYPRNDLSYAGNFLNMMFSTPCEEYKVNPVLERAMDRILVLHADHEQNASTSTVRTAGSSGANPFACIAAGIASLWGPAHGGANEACLRMLEEISNVDHIPEFVKRAKDKNDSFRLMGFGHRVYKNYDPRATVMRETCHEVLNELGMKDDLLEVAMELEHIALNDPYFIERKLYPNVDFYSGIILKAMGIPSSMFTVIFAMARTVGWIAHWKEMHDDGIKIARPRQLYTGYDKRDFSSQLKKK, from the coding sequence ATGGCTGATAAAAAAGCGACACTAACCCTGGAAGGCGAAGCTCCGATTGAGCTGGACGTACTTAAAGGTACGCTTGGCGAAGACGAAATCGATATCCGAAGCCTGGGTTCAAAAGGCCTGTTCACGTTTGACCCTGGCTTTACGTCTACTGCATCCTGTGAATCCAAAATCACCTATATCGATGGTGAAGAAGGCATTCTGCTGCATCGCGGTTTCCCGATTGACCAGTTAGCTCTGCACTCTAACTACCTCGAAGTCTGCTATATCCTGCTGAACGGTGAAGCGCCAACTCAGGCGGAATTTGATGAATTCCGCACGACCGTAACCCGCCATACGATGATTCATGAGCAGATTAATCGTCTGTTTATGGGCTTCCGCCGTGATTCTCATCCGATGGCAGTGATGTGCGGTGTTACCGGTGCACTGGCGGCGTTTTATCATGACTCCTTAGACGTTAACATCGAGCGCCACCGTGAAATCGCCGCCTTCCGCCTGCTGTCGAAAATGCCGACCGTCGCCGCGATGTGCTACAAATATTCTATCGGCCAGCCGTTTGTCTATCCACGTAATGACCTCTCTTACGCGGGTAACTTCCTGAACATGATGTTCTCTACCCCGTGCGAAGAGTACAAGGTTAATCCGGTGCTGGAACGCGCAATGGATCGTATTCTGGTACTGCATGCCGATCACGAGCAGAATGCCTCTACTTCAACGGTGCGTACCGCAGGTTCCTCCGGAGCGAATCCCTTTGCCTGTATCGCGGCAGGCATCGCCTCACTGTGGGGACCCGCTCACGGTGGAGCCAATGAAGCCTGCCTGCGCATGCTGGAAGAGATCAGCAACGTTGACCATATTCCTGAGTTTGTTAAACGTGCGAAAGACAAAAATGACTCTTTCCGCCTGATGGGCTTTGGCCATCGCGTTTACAAAAATTACGATCCGCGTGCGACCGTGATGCGTGAAACCTGTCACGAAGTGCTGAACGAGCTGGGTATGAAAGATGACCTGCTGGAAGTAGCGATGGAGCTGGAACATATTGCGCTGAACGACCCGTACTTTATCGAGCGTAAACTCTATCCAAACGTCGATTTCTATTCTGGCATTATTCTGAAAGCGATGGGTATTCCTTCTTCGATGTTCACCGTGATCTTTGCGATGGCGCGTACCGTAGGCTGGATTGCTCACTGGAAAGAGATGCACGATGACGGCATTAAAATTGCCCGTCCACGTCAGCTGTATACCGGTTACGATAAGCGTGATTTCTCTTCACAGCTGAAGAAAAAATAA
- the sdhC gene encoding succinate dehydrogenase cytochrome b556 subunit: MGKTVKKQRPVNLDLTTIRFPVTAIASILHRVSGVITFVAVGILLWLLGLSLSSPEGFLQASAVMDSFIVKFIVWGILTALAYHIAGGIRHMLMDFGYLGETLQIGTRSAQVTFGITVVLSILAGVLVW, translated from the coding sequence GTGGGCAAAACCGTGAAAAAACAAAGACCTGTCAACTTGGATCTCACTACGATCCGGTTTCCCGTTACTGCAATAGCGTCCATTCTCCACCGCGTCTCCGGCGTGATCACCTTCGTGGCGGTCGGTATTCTGCTATGGCTACTTGGTCTCTCTCTCTCATCACCCGAAGGCTTCCTGCAGGCATCCGCCGTCATGGACAGCTTTATCGTTAAATTCATCGTATGGGGCATTCTTACCGCGCTGGCATATCACATTGCCGGTGGCATCCGCCATATGCTGATGGATTTTGGTTACCTCGGCGAAACCTTACAAATTGGTACGCGTTCTGCCCAGGTGACTTTTGGTATCACCGTCGTGCTTTCAATTCTGGCTGGAGTCCTCGTATGGTAA
- the sdhD gene encoding succinate dehydrogenase membrane anchor subunit yields MVSNASALGRNGVHDWLLLRAAAMVITLYVLYILGFLVVSDTLTYDIWRGFFASSFTKVFTLLTLLSILVHGWIGMWQVLTDYVKPVALRLMLQLVVVVALLVYAIYGTVVVWGA; encoded by the coding sequence ATGGTAAGCAATGCTTCTGCACTGGGGCGCAACGGCGTACATGACTGGCTGCTGTTACGTGCCGCTGCCATGGTTATTACCCTTTATGTGCTCTATATCCTCGGTTTCCTGGTGGTGTCAGATACGCTGACCTACGACATCTGGCGTGGATTTTTTGCCTCCTCCTTCACCAAGGTGTTCACGCTCCTGACGCTGTTATCCATTCTGGTGCATGGCTGGATTGGTATGTGGCAGGTGCTGACTGACTACGTTAAGCCGGTTGCGCTGCGCTTAATGTTGCAACTGGTGGTAGTGGTTGCACTGTTGGTCTATGCAATTTATGGAACTGTTGTGGTTTGGGGTGCTTAA